One genomic region from Gossypium hirsutum isolate 1008001.06 chromosome D13, Gossypium_hirsutum_v2.1, whole genome shotgun sequence encodes:
- the LOC107918909 gene encoding L-type lectin-domain containing receptor kinase IX.1 gives MRPYFLHQNLKPLMAICSSKIVNLLITTVLFCLIEPFSNAISFNFTSFTTNNNNISYENAYPASRVIQLTANQRDLQMTASLGRATYYEPMHLWDKATGNLTDFATHFTFTIDSQNRSAYGDGIAFFLAPQGSKIPDNVTKGGNLALASDGMGLNTTVNRFVAVEFDIYRNQWDPEHEHVGIDIDSMKSVANITWWSDVMGGKRNEAWIRYDPKTHNLSVSFTGFRNNTTVMQHLSAIIDLRLYLPDKVTFGFSAATGNASAIHQISSWDFSSSLENDSNTTDPTAATQPNHKKRKNRTGFAVGFGVAGAFVVMVLVGIASLYRKKYQSDEENGDAIDEAIEDEFERGTGPRKFSYKELVHATDDFNEVQKLGQGGFGGVYKGFLKDSSSYVAIKRVSSGSKQGIKEYASEVKIISRLRHRNLVQLIGWCHENKQLLLVYEFMPNGSLDSHLFNQNSLLPWELRFKIAQGLASGLLYLHEGWQQCVVHRDIKSSNVLLDSDFNAKLGDFGLARLVDHSKGSQTTVLAGTMGYLAPECHIAGKASKQSDVYSFGVVSLELACGRKPIEPKAREGKVNLVEWVWDLYGRTELLEACDTRLNGVFTVREMEQLMILGLWCAHPDENSRPSIRQAIHALNFEAPVPVLPSKMPVATYYAPPMSVTPLNQFSSNSTYSNSSRSSQFTSSSSSSATASLLLAPPV, from the coding sequence aTGAGACCTTACTTTCTGCACCAAAATTTGAAGCCATTAATGGCCATTTGCAGCTCCAAAATTGTAAACCTCTTGATCACCACGGTTCTCTTTTGCCTCATTGAACCATTCTCAAACGCCATATCCTTCAACTTCACAAGTTTCACCACCAATAATAACAACATAAGCTACGAAAATGCTTACCCTGCTAGCCGAGTCATTCAGCTTACAGCCAACCAGAGAGATCTTCAAATGACCGCGAGCCTTGGTCGAGCCACGTACTATGAACCAATGCACCTATGGGACAAGGCCACTGGGAATCTCACGGATTTCGCCACCCATTTCACCTTCACCATCGATTCACAAAACAGGTCTGCGTATGGAGATGGGATAGCATTCTTTCTTGCACCCCAAGGTTCGAAGATCCCCGATAATGTCACGAAAGGTGGTAATCTAGCTCTTGCGAGTGACGGTATGGGACTGAACACAACAGTGAATAGATTCGTTGCTGTGGAGTTTGATATTTATCGGAACCAATGGGATCCAGAGCATGAACATGTAGGTATCGATATCGATTCGATGAAATCGGTGGCGAATATTACATGGTGGAGCGACGTTATGGGAGGGAAAAGAAATGAAGCATGGATAAGATATGATCCGAAAACGCATAATTTAAGCGTTTCCTTTACTGGATTTAGAAATAATACTACGGTCATGCAACACCTTAGTGCTATCATCGATTTAAGGCTTTACTTGCCTGACAAGGTAACTTTCGGATTCTCGGCAGCCACCGGAAATGCATCTGCCATACATCAAATTTCTTCTTGGGATTTCAGTTCAAGCTTAGAGAACGATAGTAACACGACTGATCCGACAGCTGCCACACAACCTAaccacaaaaaaagaaaaaacagaacAGGTTTTGCTGTGGGATTCGGAGTCGCCGGTGCTTTTGTTGTAATGGTTTTAGTTGGGATTGCTAGTCTTTATAGGAAGAAGTACCAGTCTGACGAAGAGAACGGTGATGCCATCGATGAGGCAATAGAGGATGAATTCGAGAGGGGGACCGGACCGAGGAAGTTCTCGTACAAGGAACTTGTTCATGCCACCGATGATTTCAACGAAGTCCAGAAgctcggccaaggtggatttggCGGTGTTTACAAAGGATTTTTAAAGGATTCAAGCTCCTACGTTGCCATCAAACGAGTCTCAAGTGGATCAAAACAAGGTATAAAAGAGTATGCTTCGGAAGTAAAGATCATAAGCCGATTACGACATCGAAATCTCGTTCAACTCATTGGCTGGTGCCATGAAAACAAACAACTCCTCCTTGTTTACGAATTCATGCCCAATGGTAGCTTAGATTCTCACCTGTTCAACCAAAACAGCTTATTGCCATGGGAGTTAAGGTTCAAAATTGCTCAAGGATTAGCGTCGGGACTGCTTTACTTACACGAAGGGTGGCAACAATGTGTGGTTCACAGAGACATTAAATCAAGCAACGTGTTGTTGGACTCCGATTTCAATGCCAAGCTAGGCGATTTTGGTCTCGCGAGGCTCGTGGACCATTCCAAAGGGTCGCAAACAACCGTGTTGGCCGGCACAATGGGGTACCTTGCCCCAGAATGTCACATCGCCGGCAAAGCCAGTAAACAATCCGATGTTTATAGCTTTGGCGTCGTTTCTTTGGAGCTCGCTTGTGGACGAAAACCGATCGAACCCAAAGCCAGAGAAGGCAAAGTGAATTTGGTGGAGTGGGTTTGGGATCTTTACGGAAGAACCGAATTGCTTGAAGCTTGCGACACTAGGCTTAATGGCGTGTTTACGGTGCGGGAAATGGAGCAGCTGATGATCCTGGGGCTATGGTGTGCGCACCCAGATGAGAATTCGAGGCCGTCGATACGGCAAGCGATTCACGCGCTGAATTTCGAAGCTCCGGTGCCGGTACTACCATCGAAGATGCCGGTGGCAACGTATTATGCTCCTCCGATGAGTGTTACTCCGTTAAACCAATTTTCAAGCAATAGTACTTACAGTAATAGCAGCAGATCCTCGCAGTTTACTTCGTCTTCGAGTTCTTCTGCAACTGCATCTCTTTTGTTAGCTCCTccagtttaa